The Chryseolinea soli genome contains a region encoding:
- a CDS encoding (2Fe-2S)-binding protein, which produces MDLTINKKKYSVNISPEDMLLNVLRHDLDLTGTKYGCGEGACGACTVLINGVAVRSCITKATSVEGKEITTIEGLASHGKLHPVQQAFLNVDVFQCSYCASGMVMSSVSLLKKKPEPTEEEIITGMQGNVCRCGTYPRIIKGIQEAVKIQKS; this is translated from the coding sequence ATGGACCTCACGATCAACAAAAAAAAATATTCAGTCAATATCAGTCCGGAAGACATGTTGCTGAATGTATTGCGACACGACCTTGATCTTACGGGTACAAAATACGGTTGCGGCGAAGGGGCTTGCGGAGCATGCACCGTACTGATCAACGGCGTTGCCGTTCGCTCCTGCATCACAAAGGCCACCAGCGTCGAAGGAAAAGAGATCACTACCATAGAAGGGCTCGCGAGCCATGGCAAGCTCCACCCGGTTCAACAGGCGTTTCTTAATGTTGATGTGTTCCAGTGTTCGTACTGTGCTTCGGGTATGGTGATGTCGTCGGTGTCGCTGTTGAAGAAGAAACCGGAACCCACGGAAGAGGAGATCATCACGGGCATGCAAGGCAATGTGTGCCGCTGCGGAACGTATCCAAGGATCATCAAAGGCATTCAGGAAGCTGTGAAAATTCAAAAAAGCTGA
- a CDS encoding alkaline phosphatase family protein, which translates to MIDQVKTIVLLMFENRSFDHMLGHLSLENLLPVNGLKKPLQNFSNAFEGDRYSAYNFPKDVRLPFDLPHEYDEVAAQLAWSDAQQKFTMGGFVKAYAAFTGVGPNARTEPMGFFKSTQVPVTSFLARTFCTCDNWFCSLPTGTQPNRTFAFSGDTFKYKNLGLPTVPIDGDTNLFSWMNRNGVRWRVYHDGLSFFVLYPSLWPLVLSPNFRDYEYLASDVQNEAADSAPEVIIIEPSYQDAPHVGPDRPNDNHAPLAIGWGEDFLRRTYEALASNPARWASTVMVVYYDEHGGFYDHVAPPRIEYKLPDNSYRFQSLGPRIPAIVASPLVQSGSVCHTLLDHTSVLQLMAEKFTPGKPYSDTVAKRKAAGIGSVSAALTNPNPQPAPPPPSQPLAVQSVLGASIVNGPSGAVSESFEAAALEMIKQYPKEVNEKYPELIQWKTSVANARKT; encoded by the coding sequence ATGATAGACCAGGTTAAAACGATCGTGCTCCTCATGTTTGAGAACCGGTCATTCGATCACATGCTGGGGCACCTGAGTTTGGAAAACCTTTTGCCCGTGAATGGATTGAAAAAGCCCCTTCAAAATTTTTCAAATGCATTTGAAGGTGACCGCTATTCCGCGTACAATTTTCCCAAGGATGTCCGGCTGCCGTTTGACCTGCCGCATGAGTATGATGAAGTGGCCGCACAACTCGCATGGTCTGACGCACAACAGAAATTTACCATGGGTGGCTTTGTGAAAGCCTATGCAGCCTTCACGGGCGTCGGTCCCAATGCCCGGACCGAGCCCATGGGATTTTTTAAATCCACGCAGGTGCCGGTCACCAGTTTTCTTGCGCGCACGTTTTGCACGTGTGACAATTGGTTTTGCTCGCTGCCCACCGGCACCCAACCCAACCGCACCTTTGCCTTCTCCGGCGATACGTTCAAATACAAAAATTTAGGTCTCCCGACCGTTCCGATTGATGGCGATACCAACCTCTTTAGCTGGATGAACCGGAATGGCGTCCGGTGGCGGGTCTATCATGACGGGTTATCGTTCTTCGTCCTCTATCCTTCTTTGTGGCCTTTGGTGCTGAGTCCTAATTTCAGGGATTATGAATACCTGGCCAGCGACGTACAAAATGAAGCGGCCGACTCAGCACCCGAAGTGATCATCATTGAACCGTCATATCAGGATGCCCCGCATGTAGGCCCCGATCGTCCAAATGACAATCATGCGCCGCTGGCCATCGGATGGGGTGAAGATTTTTTGAGACGGACCTATGAAGCCCTCGCCTCCAATCCGGCTCGCTGGGCGAGTACGGTGATGGTCGTTTACTATGATGAGCATGGCGGATTTTATGACCATGTCGCACCTCCCCGCATTGAGTATAAGCTTCCCGACAATTCGTATCGATTTCAAAGTCTAGGCCCAAGGATCCCCGCCATTGTCGCGTCGCCGTTGGTGCAGAGTGGATCGGTTTGCCATACGCTGCTGGATCATACCTCCGTACTTCAGTTGATGGCAGAAAAATTTACGCCCGGGAAACCCTATTCCGACACGGTTGCAAAGCGAAAAGCTGCGGGCATTGGCAGCGTTTCTGCAGCCCTCACCAATCCCAATCCACAACCCGCTCCGCCACCGCCTTCACAGCCTTTGGCCGTTCAGAGTGTACTGGGAGCTTCCATCGTCAATGGGCCATCGGGCGCTGTTAGTGAGTCGTTCGAGGCGGCAGCCCTTGAAATGATTAAACAATATCCAAAAGAAGTGAATGAAAAATACCCGGAACTCATCCAGTGGAAGACCTCGGTGGCGAACGCCAGAAAAACCTGA
- a CDS encoding xanthine dehydrogenase family protein molybdopterin-binding subunit — protein sequence METKHETGFAPEQYELSERPSYHFTMNRREFFSVLGSGIAITLATVNTSYGLSADALPENQIGAWLHIGEDGAVTIYSGKAEVGQNIRTSLAQVVAEELDVPMEKITMILGDTTLTPYDRGTFGSRSTPYMGPQLRKAAASARELILDLAATEWKTERSLLYISKGNVTNPDTKQMTPIGKIVKGKQLVQAVDEKVVLKKIDAWKIAGTSVKKVNGESFVTGQHKYVSDMKLTGMLYGKILRAPAYGATLVSADISDAKKIPGVVVVHDKNFIGVAAGDLSTANKALQSIKAEWKFEPQPSRKEIFDHLRNTSKNDDRGKVSGDVSTAFSKAAASAEQTFHVDYIAHVPLEPRAGVAQWEGNKLTVWTGTQRPFGVQEDLADVFQMPKENIRVIQPDTGSGYGGKHTGEAGVEAARLAKEAGTPVKVVWTREEEFTWAYFRPAGVIDVKAGADKSGILTSWEFHNYNSGGSGIDTPYEVKNTAIQFHPSDSPLRQGSYRGLAATANNFARESIMDDLAAELKIDPLEFRLKNLSEQRMKDVLEAAAKAFGWRGAKPEKDHGFGIACGEEKGSYVAACAEIAFDRNENDIKVLRAAVAFECGGIINPNHLENQITGSIIQGLGGALFEWIDFKDGKILNPKFSAYRVPRFGDVPKLDIVMLNRKDIPPAGAGETPIIGIAPAVRNAIVNATGKRLYTLPLVPRGLEV from the coding sequence ATGGAGACGAAACACGAAACCGGTTTTGCTCCCGAGCAATACGAGCTTTCCGAGCGGCCGTCCTATCATTTTACAATGAACAGACGGGAATTTTTTAGCGTACTCGGAAGTGGCATCGCCATAACCCTTGCGACGGTCAATACGAGTTATGGGTTATCGGCCGACGCGTTGCCGGAAAATCAGATCGGCGCATGGCTCCACATTGGGGAAGACGGCGCGGTTACGATCTATAGCGGCAAAGCAGAAGTGGGGCAAAATATCAGGACCTCCCTCGCACAGGTGGTGGCGGAAGAACTTGATGTTCCGATGGAAAAGATCACGATGATCCTCGGCGACACCACGTTGACACCTTACGACCGCGGCACGTTTGGAAGCCGGTCAACACCCTACATGGGCCCACAACTGAGAAAAGCCGCAGCCTCGGCACGCGAACTCATCCTGGATCTCGCGGCAACCGAATGGAAGACGGAACGATCCCTGTTATACATCAGCAAGGGCAACGTGACGAACCCGGACACGAAACAGATGACGCCTATCGGTAAGATCGTCAAGGGCAAGCAACTCGTCCAGGCCGTCGATGAGAAAGTTGTCTTGAAGAAGATCGACGCGTGGAAGATCGCCGGCACGTCTGTTAAAAAAGTGAATGGCGAGTCGTTTGTCACCGGGCAACACAAATATGTCTCGGACATGAAACTTACCGGCATGTTGTATGGCAAAATTCTGCGCGCTCCAGCCTATGGCGCAACACTGGTTTCCGCAGACATTTCCGATGCAAAAAAAATACCTGGTGTGGTGGTCGTCCATGATAAAAACTTCATTGGTGTGGCAGCCGGTGATCTTTCGACCGCAAACAAAGCATTACAATCGATAAAAGCAGAATGGAAATTCGAGCCACAGCCTTCCCGAAAGGAAATATTTGATCACCTCAGGAACACGAGCAAGAACGACGATCGCGGGAAGGTATCGGGGGATGTTTCAACGGCATTTTCGAAAGCAGCGGCAAGCGCCGAGCAAACCTTTCATGTGGATTACATTGCGCACGTGCCCCTGGAGCCGCGTGCTGGTGTTGCCCAGTGGGAGGGGAATAAGCTCACCGTCTGGACAGGCACGCAGCGGCCGTTTGGTGTGCAGGAAGACCTGGCCGATGTTTTCCAGATGCCCAAAGAGAACATCCGGGTCATTCAGCCCGATACCGGATCCGGCTATGGAGGCAAACACACCGGAGAAGCCGGCGTCGAAGCCGCGAGGCTCGCGAAAGAAGCCGGGACACCGGTGAAAGTAGTATGGACGCGGGAAGAAGAATTTACCTGGGCCTATTTTCGCCCCGCAGGTGTCATCGATGTGAAGGCCGGTGCGGATAAAAGCGGGATCCTCACCTCGTGGGAATTTCATAATTATAATTCAGGAGGTTCGGGCATCGACACACCTTATGAAGTTAAAAATACCGCGATACAATTTCATCCATCAGACTCACCGTTGCGACAAGGCTCATACCGCGGACTCGCCGCCACGGCAAACAATTTTGCCCGTGAATCCATCATGGATGACCTGGCCGCTGAGCTGAAAATCGATCCGCTTGAATTCCGCCTTAAAAATTTGTCCGAGCAAAGAATGAAAGACGTTCTCGAAGCTGCGGCAAAAGCTTTTGGATGGAGAGGAGCCAAACCGGAAAAAGATCACGGCTTTGGTATCGCCTGCGGAGAGGAGAAGGGAAGCTACGTTGCGGCCTGCGCAGAGATCGCATTCGACCGAAACGAAAACGACATCAAGGTGCTGCGAGCGGCTGTTGCGTTTGAATGTGGGGGCATTATTAATCCGAATCATTTGGAGAACCAGATCACGGGCTCGATCATTCAGGGTCTTGGTGGTGCGTTGTTTGAGTGGATCGATTTTAAGGATGGCAAGATCCTGAACCCAAAATTCTCAGCCTACCGCGTTCCCCGGTTTGGTGACGTTCCGAAGCTGGACATTGTTATGTTGAACCGAAAAGATATTCCACCGGCAGGAGCGGGGGAGACGCCGATCATTGGCATTGCACCGGCGGTGCGAAATGCGATCGTTAATGCTACGGGGAAAAGACTTTATACGCTGCCTCTCGTGCCGCGGGGATTGGAGGTTTGA
- a CDS encoding ABC transporter permease: MFRNYLKIAFRNLVRTKAYSIINICGLSLGVACCLLLALYVEDEFQYDRHHERLSDLYRIDTQFEANVVGFDKLGSVSPPIPMTLKDELPEIEAAARIVPTFGSANLIQYEDKKFYESNAFVADSTLFDVLTFEFIEGTPKKALADANTVVIAESIARKLFGSEPALDKSILITQGGTPVNYKITGVYKPQKSFLEANFFTSVMSEGGSGEYIRKNENAANEWAGQNFVGGYIKLAPGHSPKDLEKKINEVLVKYGSEDMKALGITKTLFLEPVKDIYLRSHVDKSQRITYIYTIVSIASFILILACINFMNLSTAKATKRAAEIGIRKVMGAFRGSLIRQILGEAMVVVAISIVISVILVLVALPVFNELSGKAISFNQGNVVFFGTALLILMVITGLIAGSYPAFYISSFQPATVLKGKFTMNKTSGRLRQGLVVLQFMVAIVLGCGMLVISRQLSFMKDKDLGFNPEAKIIVPLRTADAKKKYESLRTELEKMNAVKAVSATGYPPGSNIFNDMAFYREGGNMDNAILNRINNIDAGYMEMLDIKLIAGRPFTTNRLADSKGNLIINRTSAKKFGVEPKKMIGEKLYFDWQGKNYAFQVVGVVEDYNQTSLKDPIIPIVFQIPEKADEYSYLIASVNPSGLSQTVSQIEDMWKSQVSDAPFEYTFLDDNIQKQYLEDERISKIITYFTAIAIIICSLGLYGLSSFMAERRLKEIGVRKVMGASVPQIMGMMSREFVKLVLLAFVIAAPLAWYAMTQWLQAFEYKVPLDISIFTFAGLGAITIALLTVSYESLKAASTDPARTLRNE; encoded by the coding sequence ATGTTCCGGAACTACCTCAAGATCGCTTTTCGTAACCTCGTGCGCACGAAGGCCTATTCCATCATCAACATCTGTGGACTCTCCCTGGGCGTGGCGTGCTGCCTGCTCCTGGCCTTGTATGTTGAGGACGAATTTCAATATGACCGGCACCATGAGCGATTGAGCGATCTGTACCGGATCGATACCCAGTTCGAAGCGAACGTGGTAGGGTTTGATAAACTCGGCAGCGTCTCCCCTCCGATACCGATGACGCTGAAGGATGAGCTGCCGGAGATCGAAGCCGCCGCCCGGATCGTGCCTACCTTTGGCAGTGCGAACCTGATCCAATACGAGGACAAAAAATTCTACGAGTCGAACGCCTTCGTGGCAGACTCCACGCTATTCGATGTGCTTACGTTTGAGTTTATCGAAGGCACTCCCAAAAAAGCACTGGCCGATGCCAACACCGTGGTGATCGCCGAATCCATTGCCCGAAAGCTCTTTGGCTCGGAGCCGGCGCTGGACAAGAGCATCCTGATCACCCAGGGCGGCACTCCGGTCAACTATAAGATCACGGGCGTTTACAAGCCCCAAAAAAGTTTTCTGGAAGCCAATTTCTTTACCTCCGTCATGAGCGAAGGTGGGTCGGGCGAATATATCCGGAAAAATGAAAACGCGGCCAACGAGTGGGCTGGACAAAATTTTGTGGGTGGCTACATCAAACTGGCGCCGGGGCATTCGCCAAAGGACCTGGAGAAAAAAATCAACGAGGTTTTGGTCAAATACGGTTCGGAAGATATGAAGGCCCTGGGGATTACCAAGACCTTATTCCTGGAACCTGTAAAAGATATTTATCTGAGGTCGCATGTGGACAAGAGTCAGCGGATCACATACATCTATACGATTGTTTCTATCGCGTCGTTCATTCTCATCCTGGCCTGTATCAACTTCATGAACCTCTCCACCGCCAAAGCCACCAAACGCGCGGCGGAAATCGGGATCCGAAAGGTCATGGGTGCGTTTCGCGGCAGCCTGATCCGCCAGATCCTCGGTGAGGCGATGGTTGTGGTGGCGATCTCTATCGTGATCAGTGTGATCCTGGTACTGGTAGCCTTGCCGGTATTCAACGAACTTTCGGGCAAAGCCATCTCCTTTAACCAGGGCAATGTTGTGTTCTTTGGGACCGCCCTATTGATCCTGATGGTCATTACCGGGTTGATTGCGGGAAGCTATCCTGCGTTTTATATCTCTTCCTTCCAACCGGCGACGGTATTGAAAGGAAAATTCACGATGAACAAAACCTCCGGACGATTGCGCCAGGGCCTGGTGGTACTTCAATTTATGGTGGCCATCGTGCTGGGCTGTGGCATGCTGGTGATCTCGCGTCAACTCTCGTTTATGAAAGACAAAGACCTGGGTTTTAATCCGGAAGCCAAGATCATCGTTCCCCTTCGCACGGCGGATGCGAAAAAGAAATATGAATCCTTGCGAACGGAGCTCGAAAAAATGAACGCTGTCAAAGCCGTTTCCGCCACAGGTTATCCTCCCGGATCCAACATCTTCAACGATATGGCCTTCTACCGGGAAGGCGGCAATATGGACAACGCTATTCTTAACCGCATCAACAACATCGATGCGGGCTATATGGAAATGCTGGATATCAAGTTGATCGCGGGCCGGCCGTTCACCACCAACCGGTTGGCGGATTCCAAGGGCAATCTCATTATCAACCGTACGTCGGCAAAAAAATTCGGTGTTGAACCGAAAAAAATGATCGGGGAAAAACTCTATTTCGACTGGCAGGGAAAGAACTATGCTTTCCAGGTGGTCGGCGTGGTGGAAGATTATAATCAAACGTCGTTGAAAGATCCGATCATTCCCATCGTCTTTCAAATCCCCGAGAAGGCGGACGAGTACAGCTATTTAATTGCCAGTGTCAACCCTTCCGGCCTGTCGCAAACGGTCTCCCAGATCGAGGATATGTGGAAAAGCCAGGTGTCCGATGCGCCCTTTGAATACACCTTCCTGGACGACAATATTCAGAAGCAATACCTGGAAGACGAGCGCATCTCCAAGATCATCACCTACTTCACCGCGATCGCCATCATTATCTGCAGTCTTGGATTGTATGGCCTGTCATCTTTCATGGCCGAACGGAGACTAAAAGAAATCGGCGTCCGAAAAGTAATGGGAGCCAGTGTGCCACAGATCATGGGAATGATGTCCCGGGAGTTTGTCAAATTGGTATTGCTGGCGTTTGTGATTGCCGCTCCCTTGGCCTGGTACGCCATGACGCAATGGCTGCAGGCTTTTGAATATAAAGTGCCGTTGGATATTTCCATCTTCACGTTTGCCGGCCTTGGCGCGATCACGATCGCTTTGCTGACGGTCAGCTATGAATCGCTTAAGGCAGCCAGTACGGATCCTGCGAGGACGTTGAGGAATGAGTAG
- a CDS encoding winged helix-turn-helix transcriptional regulator: protein MEDRKKKAVLDDDADCKGQLNAIGDALYVIGGKWKLRIIIALMHGKSRFNELQRTINGISSKVLASELKELELNGFVKRRVYTQTPIVIEYELTDYALTVRPVLNVLSEWGSQHRRKIRQAMKQEFEKRS from the coding sequence ATGGAAGATCGCAAAAAGAAAGCCGTATTAGACGATGACGCGGATTGCAAGGGACAGTTGAATGCCATCGGCGACGCGCTCTATGTCATTGGCGGAAAATGGAAGCTTCGCATCATCATTGCGCTGATGCATGGCAAAAGCCGGTTCAACGAACTGCAGCGGACCATCAACGGCATCTCATCGAAGGTGCTGGCCTCGGAATTGAAGGAGCTTGAACTGAACGGTTTCGTGAAGCGACGGGTCTATACCCAAACGCCCATCGTGATCGAGTACGAGCTGACAGACTATGCGCTAACCGTTCGTCCTGTATTGAACGTCTTGAGCGAATGGGGCAGTCAGCATCGCCGGAAGATCAGGCAGGCCATGAAGCAGGAATTCGAGAAGAGATCTTGA
- a CDS encoding alpha/beta hydrolase family protein, with amino-acid sequence MNSKFNISGIVRERESGLHLSDLQVKAYDKDLLYDDLLGNALTDKSGRFEINYEGPDFRELFDKRPDIYFKVMDPLGKRILHTTSHSVRWNAGAKEHFEIEIPAHKLPPKKDLTVTLIDAHGKHRSDFEIGESLMINITGLAQNAPYHFSLSPEKEAEVFHVTLISNRFGVIAPTVLWPDIGIGVPGAGGKFAFETHEEALAAMANRTFHIEVTGDKKTVANTRFTISPEQSGTKLYSASRSGALQRGLLLGKDELVVQGKNFQPGALIDIYLVKRKFSWRAGDRIEPILNLDGSEVMTTVQLAPQEKNFNVVLWSQEQLRTGSYDILARVTTLHEYLRGERKLRKADIVSDRFITSVVVRDDIFHYKPIHQGCVMATKEIAATMLWGVPEEVKYTNNFPKGTDVWAALDPAGLMPGAIGKKVKFYVIPHKSPGEWSMSSSLVSVPGSGSPEIITSPSCVNSNATLVWSNPQQAGKYDLVVDFGNNDPDPAHFVADGSFDPPADMIDGYLNVGFYVTDDPSVPGPYAVGQTSYNDPAVTIPAIGVWAPDPTNPIFGDTLSGTLDLPMTAEVRYPAVVNGVNTPVSPGQANYPLVVVMHGMHGTGVPNHLGYNYLLEHLASHGFIAVSIDCNAINDINGAQDTRGHAILEHLALLQSKNNNPGLLFGKIDMTNIGIMGHSRGGDGVVQAEIYNQTLGLGWNIKVIVPLAPTDFSGTSPTPLNLTTSKLFCIYGSNDADVWGGATPSTQYTGTGFRFYDRATVEKSMAFIYGAIHNRFNTQWGTEFYVDASSPKILSAAQHQVLLCGYMTACMQVYLQGRTEQIDYLTGELKIPAVSTVEVHSQFRRSSQTLDDFETAPALNLNSAGGAVTFANLDGSPQEDTVGVIDSYSPHQTKGLRLKWNALTGTYQSQIPLSGSLRNLTALNFLSFRVTQKVASAANPVDQLQDMHVRLTTAAGGNSRAIRVGYFGNIPFPYKPEYRLYDLATMTFDLNSGYETENVKAAFKTIRIPLYAWTIKCLNVPIVDTSNVEFITFEFDHLPTGEIEIDDIEFTL; translated from the coding sequence ATGAATTCAAAATTCAACATTTCAGGTATTGTACGTGAGCGCGAGTCAGGTCTGCATTTGTCTGATCTACAGGTAAAGGCGTACGACAAGGATCTGCTCTACGATGACTTGCTCGGCAATGCGCTTACCGACAAATCGGGTCGCTTTGAGATCAACTATGAAGGCCCGGATTTCCGGGAGCTTTTTGATAAACGACCGGATATCTATTTCAAGGTCATGGACCCATTGGGCAAACGCATTCTTCACACCACCAGTCATTCGGTCCGGTGGAATGCCGGCGCCAAAGAACATTTTGAAATAGAGATCCCCGCGCATAAGCTTCCGCCAAAAAAGGATCTCACCGTAACGCTAATAGATGCACACGGCAAACACAGAAGCGATTTTGAAATAGGTGAATCGCTTATGATAAATATCACCGGGCTGGCGCAAAATGCTCCGTATCACTTTAGCCTTTCCCCTGAAAAAGAGGCAGAGGTATTTCATGTAACGTTGATATCCAATCGCTTCGGTGTGATCGCTCCGACGGTGTTATGGCCCGATATCGGGATCGGCGTTCCCGGTGCCGGCGGAAAATTTGCGTTTGAGACGCATGAGGAAGCCCTCGCAGCCATGGCGAATCGCACATTTCATATTGAGGTAACCGGCGACAAGAAGACCGTTGCCAACACCAGGTTCACCATTAGCCCGGAACAGTCGGGGACTAAATTGTATTCGGCTTCCCGATCAGGAGCGCTTCAAAGAGGACTACTACTGGGAAAGGACGAGCTTGTTGTTCAGGGAAAGAATTTCCAACCCGGCGCTTTGATCGATATTTATTTGGTGAAACGGAAATTTTCATGGCGCGCCGGCGACCGCATTGAGCCCATCCTAAATCTGGATGGATCGGAGGTAATGACAACCGTCCAACTCGCTCCACAAGAAAAGAACTTCAACGTAGTGCTGTGGTCGCAGGAGCAGCTCCGCACGGGGAGTTATGATATTCTAGCACGGGTTACCACGCTGCATGAATACCTGAGGGGTGAGCGAAAACTTCGCAAAGCCGATATTGTTTCAGACCGTTTTATTACCAGCGTCGTCGTGAGAGATGATATTTTTCACTACAAACCCATACACCAAGGTTGTGTTATGGCAACGAAGGAAATTGCCGCCACCATGTTGTGGGGAGTTCCCGAGGAAGTGAAATATACCAACAACTTCCCCAAGGGCACCGATGTATGGGCCGCGCTTGACCCGGCCGGATTGATGCCCGGCGCCATCGGTAAAAAGGTAAAGTTCTATGTAATACCACATAAATCACCCGGCGAATGGAGCATGAGCAGTAGCCTGGTCAGTGTTCCAGGTAGCGGTTCGCCGGAGATCATCACAAGCCCAAGCTGTGTAAATTCAAACGCAACGTTGGTATGGTCAAATCCCCAGCAAGCTGGTAAGTATGACCTGGTGGTTGATTTCGGCAACAATGATCCCGACCCCGCACACTTTGTCGCAGACGGATCGTTTGATCCGCCGGCGGATATGATCGATGGCTACCTGAACGTTGGTTTTTATGTGACGGACGACCCTTCTGTTCCAGGCCCCTACGCTGTTGGACAGACAAGTTACAACGATCCTGCAGTCACCATTCCGGCAATCGGTGTGTGGGCACCGGACCCGACTAATCCGATCTTTGGCGATACGCTCTCGGGTACACTTGATCTTCCCATGACAGCCGAAGTCCGCTATCCTGCAGTCGTGAACGGAGTGAACACTCCCGTTTCTCCGGGGCAGGCCAACTATCCCCTGGTAGTGGTCATGCATGGCATGCACGGCACCGGAGTTCCCAACCACCTGGGATATAACTACTTGCTGGAACACCTGGCAAGCCATGGGTTTATCGCCGTGAGTATTGACTGCAATGCCATAAACGACATCAATGGCGCGCAGGACACGCGTGGCCACGCCATCCTGGAGCATCTCGCTCTTCTGCAAAGCAAGAACAATAATCCCGGCCTTCTCTTCGGAAAGATAGACATGACCAATATCGGCATCATGGGCCATTCAAGAGGTGGCGACGGTGTGGTGCAGGCAGAGATCTACAATCAAACACTTGGGTTGGGTTGGAATATAAAGGTGATTGTTCCGCTGGCGCCAACGGATTTCAGCGGGACAAGTCCTACGCCGCTCAACTTAACTACTTCCAAATTATTTTGCATTTATGGCAGCAACGATGCGGACGTATGGGGTGGGGCAACCCCATCCACCCAGTATACAGGAACCGGCTTTCGATTTTATGACCGCGCCACTGTAGAAAAGTCAATGGCCTTTATTTACGGGGCCATCCACAACCGGTTCAATACGCAATGGGGAACGGAATTTTATGTGGATGCGTCTTCACCAAAAATTCTTTCTGCTGCTCAGCATCAGGTGTTGCTTTGCGGCTATATGACAGCGTGTATGCAGGTGTATTTGCAAGGCAGGACGGAACAGATCGATTACCTTACCGGTGAACTAAAGATCCCGGCCGTATCAACCGTGGAAGTACACAGCCAGTTCCGAAGGAGTTCGCAGACCCTTGATGACTTTGAAACGGCACCGGCGCTGAACCTGAATAGTGCCGGAGGCGCTGTCACTTTCGCAAACCTGGATGGCAGTCCACAAGAAGATACCGTGGGCGTGATCGATAGCTATTCACCACATCAGACGAAAGGCCTACGGTTGAAATGGAATGCCTTGACCGGGACTTATCAAAGCCAGATCCCGCTGTCGGGAAGCCTTCGCAATCTTACGGCCTTGAATTTTTTAAGTTTCCGGGTCACACAGAAGGTAGCTTCCGCGGCAAATCCGGTTGATCAGTTACAGGACATGCACGTGAGGTTAACCACGGCAGCGGGTGGGAACTCGCGCGCCATCCGTGTTGGGTATTTCGGCAACATTCCGTTTCCGTACAAGCCGGAGTATAGGCTCTACGACCTTGCCACCATGACCTTCGATCTGAACAGCGGTTATGAAACGGAGAATGTCAAAGCGGCCTTTAAAACCATCCGGATACCCTTGTACGCATGGACGATCAAATGTTTGAACGTTCCCATCGTAGACACGTCGAATGTAGAATTTATAACTTTTGAGTTCGACCATCTGCCTACAGGCGAAATTGAAATCGATGACATAGAGTTCACTTTATAA
- a CDS encoding pirin family protein: MRYTERKLTTVYTPDAHPGFLGKGHTAKPVIAIDFSKSDPFIMLMDDILDKTDHVPVGGPHPHAGFETVTLVLQGEIGEGPHALKAGDFEMMTAGSGVVHTEILAKPMKMRILQLWLNLPQQDRKAQPRVQRLAAEHVPAVSSNEVNIKVYSGTFAGVSSPVKNHTPFILAEIKMEPGASTTQLLPADFNGFFYVLDGTLHVGANQQALAVDHVGWLDRGDVPGNSEVMLMAGSTGAHFVLYAAQPQHHQIVSHGPFIADSMEDIRRLYADYRAGKMGHILEVAAEQQLSY, translated from the coding sequence ATGCGCTACACAGAAAGAAAATTGACTACGGTATACACCCCCGACGCACATCCCGGCTTTTTGGGCAAGGGCCATACCGCTAAACCGGTCATCGCCATCGATTTTTCAAAAAGCGACCCGTTCATCATGCTGATGGACGACATCCTCGATAAGACCGATCACGTCCCCGTGGGCGGGCCGCATCCCCACGCCGGGTTCGAGACGGTGACCTTGGTGCTTCAAGGCGAGATCGGAGAGGGGCCGCACGCCCTGAAGGCCGGAGATTTTGAAATGATGACGGCCGGCAGCGGCGTGGTCCACACCGAGATCCTGGCCAAGCCCATGAAAATGCGTATTCTGCAGCTGTGGCTGAACCTTCCGCAGCAGGACCGGAAAGCACAGCCCCGGGTTCAGCGGTTAGCCGCCGAGCATGTGCCGGCAGTGTCATCGAACGAGGTAAACATCAAAGTGTATAGCGGCACGTTTGCAGGCGTTTCTTCGCCTGTTAAAAACCATACGCCGTTCATCCTGGCCGAGATCAAAATGGAGCCCGGCGCATCGACAACGCAGCTTCTCCCGGCCGACTTCAACGGGTTCTTCTATGTGCTCGATGGCACTTTGCACGTCGGCGCAAACCAGCAAGCCTTGGCGGTTGATCATGTGGGCTGGCTCGACAGGGGCGATGTCCCTGGAAACAGCGAGGTAATGTTAATGGCCGGCAGCACCGGAGCACATTTCGTTTTGTATGCTGCACAGCCTCAGCATCACCAGATCGTTTCGCACGGTCCGTTCATCGCCGACAGCATGGAGGACATCAGGCGGTTGTATGCCGATTATCGGGCAGGGAAGATGGGGCACATCTTAGAGGTGGCAGCCGAGCAGCAGCTGTCGTATTGA